A segment of the Sulfitobacter sp. D7 genome:
CCGGCAACAAAACCGGCTTCTGGCTCGAAGAATTCGCCGCGCCCTATTACGTCTTCAAAGACGCGGGCGCTGATGTGACCCTCGCCTCGCCCAAGGGCGGCCAGCCGCCGCTTGATCCCAACAGCGACAGCGAAGACGCGCAGACTGAGGCCACCCGCCGCTTCAAAGACGACGACGCCGCGCAAAAAGCGCTGGCCTCGACCAAGGTGCTGGGCGATGTGGATGCGGATGGCTTCGACGCGATCTTCTACCCCGGTGGCCACGGCCCGCTGTGGGATCTGGCCAATGACGCTGACAGCAAGCGCCTGATCGAGACCTTCTGGGCCTCCGACCGCCCCGTTGGCGCCGTTTGCCACGCGCCTGCGGTGTTCAAGGACACCCAAGCCGACGGCAAGCCGCTGGTCTCTGGCAAGCGCGTCACCGGCTTCACCAACACCGAGGAAGAGGGCGTTGGCCTCACCGATGTGGTGCCCTTCTTGGTCGAAGATATGCTGAAGAAAAACGGCGGCGACTACAGCAAGGGTGACGATTGGGCGTCTTACGTGCTGGTCGACGGCAAGCTGGTCACCGGCCAGAACCCCGCCTCTTCGGAAGAAGCGGCGAAAGAGATGCTGGCACTGTTGAAGTAACGGCATGAGGGGGCGCAGCCGCGCCCCCTTCCCCGCCCGGAGGAACCGCCGGTGGTCGCGGCGTGTTTTACCTCTGAAAGGAGCCTCCGACATGGCAGATTATGACCGCAGCACCGGCGCCCCATGGAGCGCCGCAGACCTTGAGCAGCTTCGCATTCTGGCGGCAGAGGGCACAGCGCCCTCCGTGATCGCCGTACAACTGGGCCGCAGCGAAGAGGCGATCGCCCATCGGGCCGCGCAGGACGGCATCAGCCTGCCCCCCGCCAGCCTGAACCCCTATGACCCCGACACGTTAGACCGATAGCAACGCGCGCCCGTTCTTCTTATGCTTTTCGATCAGCCGTTTTTGCACCGCCCCGGGTGGGATCGGATGCGCGGATGCGCCAAAACCGTCGCCCGCGACCAAGGTGGGAAAGAGTGTGGCAAATTCTTCGCGCTGCGCATGACTTAGGGTGCCGATCGTCTCGGCGTTCAGTAGGAAGCTCTCGCTCGGCGCGCCCTCGGCATAGACGACCTCGTGCTGTTTAAAGATCAGGTGGAAATATTCCACCTGCGCCACACGATCGTCGATATGCACCCCCGGCAGTTCGGTCAGCCGGATGGCGGCGACGAGCACCGCCATGGCCCCGCAAACCCGCTTCACGATTCCCGAGCGCGCAACCATGCGGTGCTGCCGCGAGACCATGAGATCGCGTTTGGGCAGGCCCGCGCCCAATGCCCCAGCAGAGATCCGAATGGGATACAGCTTGGGGTTCCTCGCCAGTTCCGACGCCCCGACAGAGCGGCGCAGTGCGGCGACAAGCTCTTGATAGCCATTGCCTTGGGTCAGCACGCGCGCGCCGGGGGCCAAGGTTTCGACCGGCAGATCGCCCTTATCGGTGGTGATCAAGGTGCCGCGCGTGAAACAGGCCACACCGGTCGAGACGAGATCCCCCTCCTCGCGCATCGTGTCGATGTCGGTCTTCCAATCCAGACTTCCCACAAGCCCACCCTCCGGGAGAGCGGAGAAATCAACAGTCATGGTGGTGAAAAGATCCCCCGCAGGCGGGCTGCCCGCCAGATTGACGATGCCAGTGTAGGTCACCTCAAGATCACTGGCCAAATCCCGCGAATCTGCATTCACCTGGAAGGGAAATCCCTCTAGCGACGTGGGTGTAGAGCCGCCATTCGGATCGTCATCCGGGGCTGTGGTGGTATCGAAAACCGAACTGGCGGGCTGGAGGTCGATCTCCATAGTGGCCAGCGGTTTGGTCGTTTCCAGATGATGCCAGTCATAGCCAAAGGACATCTGCGTGTTCTCGCCAACCGCCGCGCCATTCGTATAGGGGTCTGTCGCGTGCCAAGTCAGTGTCTCGGTCGTGCCGTCCGCATAGGTCAGCGTGATCCGCGCCCCATCCAAATCGACACCGCGCGAACTGGTATCGTCGCGGATGCCGTGGACCGTTTCATGGGGGTCTTCGTCCAACCTGTTGATTACAATTCCGGGCATAAACATCCCCACCTTTTTTAAATAACCTGCCGACAAACAGCATAAATTGCCGCGCCACCCGCGCGGAATCCCTGCACAATGGCCTATCGTTAAGCCACATTGTCCATAAGGTGGGGTAGGAGCATGGCCATGGCGAGGGTTTATTAAGGCAACATTAAGCAGCTACCCGATACGCAAAAAGCCCCGCCGAATAGGCGGGGCTTTCGCTTGGCCTTGAGGTGATTTACTTCGAAAAGTGGTCTTTCAAGAAGCCAGACACCTGCTCAATCGCCGCTTCGGGCGCGGGGGTGCCCGCAATGGGGTTGAGCATGGCAAAGTCGTGGATCGAGAAATCATAGCGCGTGCCCTCGGTCTCCACGCCCGCTTTGACCAGCTTGGCCCCAAAGGCTTCCCCTTCGTCGCGCAACACATCGTTTGCGCCTGTAATCACGAGCGAAGGCGGCAGATCGGCCAACGCTTCGGTGTCATAGTTCAACGGAGAGATCATCGGATCCATCGGATCGGCGTCCTCAGGCAGATAGGCGTTCCAGAACCACTCCATCGAGGCTTTGGTCAACCACGGGCCATCAGCGAATTCCTCGTAAGAGCCGCTGGTCAGATCAGCGGTGGTGACCGGGTAGATCATGGCCAGCGCGTCGAGGTCCGGGCCGCCCTGTTCTTTGGCCATCTGCGCCACGACCGCGACCATCTGGCCACCGACAGAATCGCCCGCCAAAGCCAATTGGTTGGCATCAATACCGAAATCAGCGGCATTCTCTGCAACATGTTTCAGCACCGCGAAATCCTGCTCAAGCTGCACGGGGTGCTTCTGCTCGGGCGCCGGGACGTAGTCGACAAAGACATAGGCCGCGCCTGTCTGGTTTGCCAGCTCACGGATCATGCGTTCATGGGTCGTGAAATTGCCCAGGATCCAGCCGCCACCGTGGAAGTAAAGCACGCCCGGCAATGCCTCATCACCGGCATCCGCGGGCTTTACCACGACCACATCCGTCTGTCCGGTGGGGCCGATTTCCAGTGTCATTTTCTCGACCGAGGCATCGGGCATCTCGACATCTGCCTTTGTCTGCGTGTCGATCAAGACCTGCCGCGCCTCTTCCGGCGATAGCTCGTTGATGGGGGTCGAGCCTTCAAGGCTGTCGATAAACTCCTGCGTCTGCGCCTGTAGCACGACTTTGTCTTTATCGGCATGCGCCTCGGCAAAGGCGGTCGCGGGCACCAGCGCGCCAATCGCGGCACCGGTTAGCAGTTGGCGTAGGGAAAGTGTCATTGAATGTCTTCCTTCCTGAATGTGTCCTGCTGGCACAACAGATGGCTCTTGGGGCAGTTCAATGACATTTTCTTGAGGATCCCCTTCGGTCCTTCTGCGTCTGCCCAAACGCAAAAAGCCCCGCCGTGGGGCGGGGCTTTCTAAAACTCAATGCAACGCCAGCTTAGGCTGCCAGTGCGTCCTGCGCCTGTTTGACGATCGCGCCAAAGGCCTCGGGCTCATGCACGGCCAGATCGGCCAGAACCTTACGGTCCACTTCGATACCGGCCAGCGACAGACCGTTGATGAAGCGGCTGTATGTCAGCGCTTCGTCGTGGCTGCGCACGGCGGCGTTGATCCGCTGGATCCACAGCGCGCGGAAGTTGCGCTTGCGGTTCTTGCGGTCACGGGTTGCATATTGGTTGGCCTTGTCGACCGCCTGTGTGGCGACCTTGAAGACGTTCTTGCGCCGACCATAATAGCCTTTTGCGGCTTTGATGATCTTCTTGTGACGCGCGTGGGTGACTGTACCACCTTTAACTCGGGACATCTCGGTACTCCTATATCAGCGGGCGTAGGGCATGAAGCCCTTGATGATCTTTGCATCGGGCTCGGACAGTGTTGTCGTGCCGCGTGCGTTACGGATGAACTTGTTGGTCCGCTTGATCATACCGTGCTGTTTGCCAGCTTGGCTGCCGATGACCTTACCAGTCGCCGAGACCTTAAAGCGCTTTTTGGCGCTCGATTTCGTCTTCATCTTGGGCATTTCCGTCTCCGTCTTTTGAGTTCGGTATAAACACGACTCGGCATGCCACTTGAGGCCGGTCGTGCAGGCTAAGATGCGACGTATAGGCGCGCTCGGGCCAGGATGCAAGAGGTTTTGAGCAGCGCTGTGGACGCGCTTAAGGCAACAGGTCCGCCGCCACGGAAACGAAGACATCCGGCAGCGTCTCGAAGGAATAGCGCCCCGGATTTTTCTGCAGGGCAAAGACGATCAGCCCGGCAGCAATTAAGATCGTGATGGCCGAGGCGCGCGGCGACCGACGGTCGGTCACCGCAGAGAGGATCGAAGGGATCGACAGCACCGCCAGAACGATGCCGACCACCATTGCCAAGTCAGAGTTCACACGCAACATCCCCCTTGTTGAGGAATGCTACTCCGGATCGGAGGCGTAAATCAAACGTTCGTCACAGGGCGCCACGCGCAGAATATTGGTGCTGCCCGGCACGTTGAAAGGCACACCGGCCGTCACCACGATATGATCCTCCGGCCCGGCGTAGCCCTCTGACAATGCCGCCCGCGCGGCGCTGAGGACGGCCAGTTTGAACCGGTCATGCCCATCGGTGATGATGCAATTCGTGCCCCAGCTCAGCGCCAGACGGCGCGCGGTATTGACCAGTGGCGACAGCGCGATGATCGGCACGCGGGGGCGTTCGCGCGCGGTCAGCAGCGCGGTGGTGCCCGATTGGGTGAAACAGCAGATCGCCTTGATGTCCGTCGTCTCGGCAATCTCACGCGCGGCGGCGACGATCCCGTCGGCCACGGTGGTACGGTCCGCCGTGCGCGAAGATTCGATGATCTGCGTATAGGTCGGATCGGCCTCGACCTCTTGGGCGACGTTATCCATCGTCGCCACGGCCTCCAGCGGGTAATCCCCGGCGGCTGATTCCGCACTCAGCATCACCGCATCCGCGCCTTCATAGATCGCCGTGGCCACGTCCGACACTTCGGCGCGGGTCGGCATCGGGCTTTCGATCATCGATTCGAGCATCTGAGTCGCCACGATCACCGGCTTGGCCGCCGCCCGGCATTTGCGCACCAGACGCTTCTGGATCGGCGGCACGTTCTGCACGGGCAGTTCCACGCCCAGATCGCCGCGCGCCACCATGATGCCATCGCTGACATCCAAGATCGCCTCGAAACGCTCCACCGCCGCGGGCTTTTCGATTTTCGACAGGATCGCCGCCCGGCCTTTGACCAGATCGCGCGCCTCGGTCACATCCTCGGGCCGCTGGACAAAGCTGAGGGCGAGCCAGTCGACACCCAACTCGCAGACGAACTCCAGATCAGCGCGGTCCTTCTCAGACAGGGCGGCCAAGGGCAGCAGCACGTCGGGCACGTTCACGCCCTTGCGGTTCGAGATCACACCGCCCGTCACGACTTCGCAATCGGCAAAATCAGGGCCACAGTCGCGCACCTTCAGACGGATTTTACCGTCATTGACCAACAAGCTCGCGCCCGGCTCAAGGGCTGCGAAAATTTCGGGATGGGGCAGGCAAACACGGGCCGCATCGCCCGGCGCCTCATCAAGATCAAGCCGGAAGGATGCCCCTTCTTCCAAGGTCGGCCCGTCGCCCTCGAAAACGCCCACGCGCAGCTTCGGCCCCTGAAGGTCAGCCAAAATGCCGATCGCGCCGCCGGTCTCTTTCTCGATCTCGCGGATGATACGGTGCTTTTCGCGGATCTCTTCATGGCTGCCGTGGCTCATGTTGAGCCGGAAAACATCTGCACCGGCGTTGTGCAATGCCGCGATCACCTCTCGGGTTTCGGAGGCTGGCCCGAGTGTGGCCACGATCTTTACATTGCGCAAACGTCTCATATCTGTTCCTTCATATCCTATGTCCCCAAAGCGAATGTTAACGATAACATCGCCTATCCGGTGGCCTAGCGCCCCCATGAGTGCCTGTCAAAGGTTTCATCAGAATGACGGCCCCTCGCGGTTCCGTCCAGTGATATGAGAAGGAAGCTGTCATGCCCAGCCAACAAGAGATCGAACTTCAAGCCGCCGCCTTTCGCCGGTTGCAGAAACACCTGATGGAAGACCGGACCGATGTGCAGAACATCGACATGATGAACCTCGCCGGATTTTGCCGCAACTGCCTGTCGCGTTGGTATCAGGAGGCCGCTAACGAGCGCGGCATCGACATGGGCAAGGACGAGGCGCGCGAGCTTTTCTACGGGATGACCATGGACGCATGGAAAGCCAACTATCAGACCGAAGCGAAAGACAGCCAGAAAGAGGCGTTCAAGGCGGCGTTTGAAGAGAATGTCGGCAAAGGCTGAACAACCCGTCGAGCCGAAAAAATACACCGTCAAATGATAGCATTGACCATGATCGCGAAACACTCACCACCGGCGCGGCGTGAGTGAAACCGCCAATGGGGCAGGTATTCGGGGCTTTCTTTTCGGTGCCCCCATGCCTGCCCTTTTCGCCTGCATCGCTGAGCTTCGGCCCCCACCGCCCCGAAGGGGGCCGCTCAAAACATGTAGAGCACCAGCCAATCGGCCTTCACCGCCGGGCGCTCTGCCCCCTCAATCTCAACCGTCGCGGCGAAGCGGGTCATCAGATTGCCCCGCCCCCGCGTCTGCGCCTCTGCCAGAGTAAACCGCCCCCGGATACGCTTGCCCGAATGCACTGCTGCGACAAAACGCACGCTGTCGAACCCGTAGTTGATCGAGGCCTTCGCCCCCGTCATCACCGGCAGCGCGCCATAAGCCATGCCCGACATCATCGA
Coding sequences within it:
- a CDS encoding type 1 glutamine amidotransferase domain-containing protein, whose product is MKILMVLTSHDELGDTGNKTGFWLEEFAAPYYVFKDAGADVTLASPKGGQPPLDPNSDSEDAQTEATRRFKDDDAAQKALASTKVLGDVDADGFDAIFYPGGHGPLWDLANDADSKRLIETFWASDRPVGAVCHAPAVFKDTQADGKPLVSGKRVTGFTNTEEEGVGLTDVVPFLVEDMLKKNGGDYSKGDDWASYVLVDGKLVTGQNPASSEEAAKEMLALLK
- a CDS encoding Hint domain-containing protein translates to MPGIVINRLDEDPHETVHGIRDDTSSRGVDLDGARITLTYADGTTETLTWHATDPYTNGAAVGENTQMSFGYDWHHLETTKPLATMEIDLQPASSVFDTTTAPDDDPNGGSTPTSLEGFPFQVNADSRDLASDLEVTYTGIVNLAGSPPAGDLFTTMTVDFSALPEGGLVGSLDWKTDIDTMREEGDLVSTGVACFTRGTLITTDKGDLPVETLAPGARVLTQGNGYQELVAALRRSVGASELARNPKLYPIRISAGALGAGLPKRDLMVSRQHRMVARSGIVKRVCGAMAVLVAAIRLTELPGVHIDDRVAQVEYFHLIFKQHEVVYAEGAPSESFLLNAETIGTLSHAQREEFATLFPTLVAGDGFGASAHPIPPGAVQKRLIEKHKKNGRALLSV
- a CDS encoding alpha/beta hydrolase — encoded protein: MTLSLRQLLTGAAIGALVPATAFAEAHADKDKVVLQAQTQEFIDSLEGSTPINELSPEEARQVLIDTQTKADVEMPDASVEKMTLEIGPTGQTDVVVVKPADAGDEALPGVLYFHGGGWILGNFTTHERMIRELANQTGAAYVFVDYVPAPEQKHPVQLEQDFAVLKHVAENAADFGIDANQLALAGDSVGGQMVAVVAQMAKEQGGPDLDALAMIYPVTTADLTSGSYEEFADGPWLTKASMEWFWNAYLPEDADPMDPMISPLNYDTEALADLPPSLVITGANDVLRDEGEAFGAKLVKAGVETEGTRYDFSIHDFAMLNPIAGTPAPEAAIEQVSGFLKDHFSK
- the rplT gene encoding 50S ribosomal protein L20, producing the protein MSRVKGGTVTHARHKKIIKAAKGYYGRRKNVFKVATQAVDKANQYATRDRKNRKRNFRALWIQRINAAVRSHDEALTYSRFINGLSLAGIEVDRKVLADLAVHEPEAFGAIVKQAQDALAA
- the rpmI gene encoding 50S ribosomal protein L35, giving the protein MPKMKTKSSAKKRFKVSATGKVIGSQAGKQHGMIKRTNKFIRNARGTTTLSEPDAKIIKGFMPYAR
- the pyk gene encoding pyruvate kinase, which encodes MRRLRNVKIVATLGPASETREVIAALHNAGADVFRLNMSHGSHEEIREKHRIIREIEKETGGAIGILADLQGPKLRVGVFEGDGPTLEEGASFRLDLDEAPGDAARVCLPHPEIFAALEPGASLLVNDGKIRLKVRDCGPDFADCEVVTGGVISNRKGVNVPDVLLPLAALSEKDRADLEFVCELGVDWLALSFVQRPEDVTEARDLVKGRAAILSKIEKPAAVERFEAILDVSDGIMVARGDLGVELPVQNVPPIQKRLVRKCRAAAKPVIVATQMLESMIESPMPTRAEVSDVATAIYEGADAVMLSAESAAGDYPLEAVATMDNVAQEVEADPTYTQIIESSRTADRTTVADGIVAAAREIAETTDIKAICCFTQSGTTALLTARERPRVPIIALSPLVNTARRLALSWGTNCIITDGHDRFKLAVLSAARAALSEGYAGPEDHIVVTAGVPFNVPGSTNILRVAPCDERLIYASDPE
- a CDS encoding DUF1244 domain-containing protein translates to MPSQQEIELQAAAFRRLQKHLMEDRTDVQNIDMMNLAGFCRNCLSRWYQEAANERGIDMGKDEARELFYGMTMDAWKANYQTEAKDSQKEAFKAAFEENVGKG